The Terriglobales bacterium genome contains a region encoding:
- a CDS encoding cupin domain-containing protein, producing the protein MATLGIPAQNRTLTRESEVRDYLAALGIEYERWDLSRVRSDAQADEVLNAYSKEVQDLKQKGGYKTADVIDVNPQTPGLDAMLARFNREHWHDEDEVRFIISGRGLFHISPPQGDVVFIEVVPGDMIRVPRGTRHWFNLCSDRQIRAIRFFQDPAGWTPHYTDSRIDEQYEPVCLGPTYLAAS; encoded by the coding sequence ATGGCGACACTCGGAATACCAGCCCAAAATCGGACTCTCACCCGTGAATCGGAAGTTCGCGATTACCTCGCTGCACTGGGAATCGAATATGAACGCTGGGACCTGAGCCGGGTTCGCTCCGACGCTCAGGCTGATGAGGTTCTGAATGCCTACTCAAAGGAAGTCCAGGATCTCAAGCAAAAAGGCGGTTACAAAACTGCCGACGTAATCGACGTCAATCCGCAAACTCCCGGCCTCGACGCCATGCTGGCCCGCTTCAATCGCGAGCATTGGCACGACGAAGATGAAGTGCGCTTCATCATCAGCGGCCGCGGCCTGTTCCACATCAGCCCGCCGCAAGGCGACGTTGTCTTCATTGAAGTTGTCCCCGGCGACATGATCCGCGTTCCCCGCGGCACTCGCCATTGGTTCAATCTCTGCTCCGACCGCCAGATTCGCGCCATTCGCTTTTTCCAGGATCCAGCCGGCTGGACTCCGCACTACACCGACAGCAGAATCGACGAGCAGTATGAACCCGTCTGCCTGGGGCCGACTTATTTGGCTGCCTCGTGA
- a CDS encoding PDZ domain-containing protein: MRKSVMLTYLALLLLVAIGSAQVAPSAPTPPAPPTAPTAPVAPVAPVRPVPPVPPVPPRSGESSHGSYLGVDTRDVTSDRVGPLKLREEGGVEILMVDQDAPAGKAGLKEHDVILSFNGQKVESVEQLKRVIRETPPGRTVNLGISRDGQPMNISAQLADRAKRAEGHVIYIPRVEIPPMPAMDFDVPNIQVLQYTRRNGLMVENLTPQLGNYFGAKEGHGVLVRSVEQGSPAEAAGFRAGDVIIRVGKERVEDTSDWGRLMRQQTPGAKVSIGIIRDRREQSVSFTTPERKRSDAGSFPVELPADLSPQLEDLQVQLAEIGPEIRKQIELAQQQVHRAVNDPKLRQQIEQAQQEAKREMAAHRKEIQNAHKELLRAQKDVQKASEEIRREVEKAGEEIQRELDQEFYFQYQE; the protein is encoded by the coding sequence ATGCGCAAATCGGTCATGCTTACGTACCTTGCTCTGCTTCTGCTGGTGGCGATCGGGTCGGCGCAGGTGGCTCCCTCTGCACCCACGCCTCCGGCGCCTCCAACGGCTCCCACTGCCCCAGTCGCCCCCGTTGCTCCGGTGCGCCCGGTTCCTCCGGTTCCTCCTGTCCCGCCGCGTTCCGGCGAGAGTTCGCACGGGTCCTACCTGGGCGTCGACACGCGCGACGTAACCTCGGATCGCGTCGGCCCGCTGAAGCTGAGGGAAGAGGGCGGAGTAGAAATCCTAATGGTTGATCAGGACGCTCCCGCCGGCAAGGCTGGGCTCAAAGAACACGACGTGATCCTCAGTTTCAACGGGCAGAAAGTCGAAAGCGTCGAGCAGCTGAAGCGCGTGATCCGCGAAACTCCACCTGGACGAACCGTGAACCTGGGAATCAGCCGCGACGGCCAACCTATGAACATCAGCGCGCAGTTGGCGGATCGCGCCAAGCGCGCTGAAGGGCACGTTATCTACATTCCCAGAGTCGAGATTCCGCCGATGCCGGCGATGGATTTTGACGTCCCTAACATCCAGGTCCTGCAATACACGCGGCGCAACGGCCTGATGGTTGAGAACTTGACTCCGCAATTGGGCAATTATTTCGGAGCTAAAGAGGGGCACGGTGTACTGGTGCGGTCCGTTGAACAGGGAAGTCCCGCCGAAGCCGCGGGCTTCCGCGCCGGCGACGTCATCATTCGCGTCGGCAAAGAGCGCGTGGAGGACACCAGCGACTGGGGTCGCCTGATGCGCCAACAAACGCCCGGGGCCAAGGTCAGTATTGGGATTATTCGCGATCGCCGCGAGCAGAGCGTCTCCTTCACCACCCCGGAACGGAAGCGCAGCGATGCCGGCTCGTTTCCCGTGGAGTTACCTGCCGATCTCAGCCCGCAGCTTGAAGATCTCCAGGTACAGCTCGCCGAGATCGGCCCGGAGATTCGCAAACAGATCGAACTGGCTCAGCAGCAAGTCCATCGAGCAGTGAACGATCCCAAGCTCCGCCAGCAGATCGAGCAAGCCCAGCAAGAGGCGAAGCGCGAGATGGCGGCTCATCGCAAAGAAATACAGAATGCGCACAAGGAACTGCTGCGGGCGCAAAAAGACGTGCAGAAGGCTAGCGAGGAAATCCGCCGCGAGGTCGAGAAGGCTGGCGAAGAAATCCAGCGCGAGCTGGACCAGGAATTCTACTTCCAATACCAGGAATGA
- the rpsF gene encoding 30S ribosomal protein S6, producing the protein MNRTYEVMFIVRPDMADEDLEKLNSALENHTTGAGAAVKHIEKMGKRRLAYLVRGFHEGIYVLFIVEGKGEVVHELERRLRVTEPVIKFITVRVDEEHKRLEKMKKLRESRRRGQGTHAATLGAEAPVATAGEPTATPAAPATT; encoded by the coding sequence ATGAATCGTACTTACGAAGTGATGTTTATCGTCCGGCCTGACATGGCCGACGAGGATCTGGAAAAGTTGAATTCCGCGCTGGAGAACCATACTACGGGCGCAGGCGCCGCCGTTAAGCACATCGAAAAGATGGGCAAGCGGCGGCTGGCGTATCTGGTACGCGGCTTTCATGAGGGTATCTACGTCCTCTTCATCGTGGAAGGCAAGGGCGAGGTAGTGCATGAGTTGGAGCGTCGTCTGCGCGTCACCGAGCCGGTGATTAAGTTCATCACTGTGCGCGTGGATGAAGAGCACAAGCGCCTGGAGAAGATGAAGAAGCTTCGTGAGTCTCGTCGTCGTGGACAGGGAACGCACGCGGCGACGCTGGGAGCCGAGGCTCCGGTCGCCACCGCTGGTGAACCAACTGCCACGCCGGCAGCACCAGCCACCACGTAA
- the rpsR gene encoding 30S ribosomal protein S18, with amino-acid sequence MADETPRSATGPAAEGDAGRTGRPGGPGRGGAGGPREPRKYFRRKKVCKFCVEKIDAIDYKDYRLLGQFIAESGKIVPRRLSGVCTPHQRRLGRAIKQARNIALLPFASSRP; translated from the coding sequence ATGGCTGACGAAACACCACGTTCTGCTACTGGACCCGCCGCCGAAGGAGATGCGGGGCGGACAGGCCGTCCCGGAGGTCCGGGTCGGGGAGGAGCCGGAGGCCCGCGCGAACCGCGCAAGTATTTCCGGCGCAAAAAGGTGTGCAAGTTCTGCGTCGAGAAGATCGACGCCATCGACTACAAGGACTACCGCTTGCTCGGTCAATTTATCGCGGAGAGCGGAAAGATTGTGCCCCGCCGGCTGAGTGGAGTGTGTACTCCGCATCAACGGCGACTAGGTCGCGCCATCAAGCAGGCGCGCAATATCGCGCTGTTGCCGTTTGCTAGCAGCCGCCCATAG
- a CDS encoding HEAT repeat domain-containing protein, producing the protein MNCDWVKANIPLFIYDELTDDARHELQQHCARCSGCAGELESAQGFKAAMSAVPRLEPSPSLLAASRMRLQEALEQAEQDRGWRRWVFDPTAWLRQVRFSPALAAMILMAGFAGGIATTWQIARGGNANNAGNATNVFTPTSNSSAVVPSQEASIAGIRDVSPIPGSNKVEIRYDSLVPQKAEGNLDDPRIQQLLLFAAHSNMNSGVRIDSVDVLAKKPEDAAIREALKGALRYDTNVGVRLKALEALTPYVKDDVGVRDAVLEALLHDSNRGVRTEALNTLRAVRVDGSVRQALEYLANNDKDDYIRRQSRSLLATAPEMN; encoded by the coding sequence ATGAACTGCGACTGGGTGAAGGCGAATATCCCGTTGTTTATCTACGACGAGCTCACCGATGACGCCCGTCATGAGCTGCAGCAGCATTGCGCCCGTTGCTCGGGCTGTGCCGGTGAGCTGGAGAGCGCACAAGGCTTCAAGGCTGCCATGTCGGCCGTGCCCCGGCTGGAGCCGAGCCCCAGCCTGCTGGCGGCCTCGCGCATGCGCTTGCAGGAAGCGCTGGAACAAGCCGAGCAGGATCGCGGCTGGCGACGCTGGGTATTTGACCCTACCGCTTGGCTGCGCCAGGTCCGCTTCTCGCCCGCGCTGGCTGCGATGATCCTGATGGCAGGCTTTGCCGGTGGCATCGCCACCACCTGGCAAATCGCCCGCGGCGGCAATGCCAACAACGCGGGCAACGCAACCAACGTTTTTACCCCGACTTCGAATTCTTCCGCTGTTGTTCCTTCGCAAGAAGCTTCGATTGCCGGCATTCGCGACGTCAGCCCGATTCCCGGCAGCAACAAGGTCGAGATCCGCTATGACAGCCTGGTGCCGCAGAAGGCGGAGGGCAATCTCGACGATCCCCGCATCCAGCAACTCTTGCTGTTCGCCGCTCACAGCAATATGAATTCCGGCGTCCGCATCGACTCGGTTGACGTGTTGGCAAAAAAGCCGGAGGATGCCGCCATTCGTGAAGCTCTGAAGGGTGCGTTGCGCTACGACACCAACGTGGGTGTGCGTCTAAAGGCGCTGGAAGCCTTGACCCCGTATGTGAAGGACGATGTCGGCGTCCGCGATGCCGTCCTGGAGGCTCTGTTGCACGATTCCAATCGTGGTGTGCGCACGGAAGCGCTCAATACGCTGAGGGCGGTGCGGGTCGACGGTAGTGTGCGGCAGGCGCTGGAGTATCTGGCGAACAATGACAAGGATGATTACATTCGGCGCCAGTCGCGTTCTCTGCTCGCTACCGCTCCCGAGATGAATTAG
- a CDS encoding DUF5818 domain-containing protein, with protein sequence MSRKARFLLLLFIAVAFFSHTSFAQQDMQYAVNPQLRSSRLIVWTIPETISGQGSGQAAQDQPPARPQQGQTSGSQDQMNQANQTFTGTMVRDGNSYVLKTADNVTYQLDDQDKASKFEGKTVKVTGSLDSTTNIIHLQAIELGA encoded by the coding sequence GTGAGCCGCAAGGCGCGCTTCCTGTTGCTTCTCTTCATCGCTGTTGCTTTCTTTTCGCACACCAGCTTTGCACAGCAAGATATGCAATATGCGGTCAATCCGCAGCTAAGAAGTTCGCGGCTGATTGTGTGGACGATCCCCGAAACAATTTCCGGGCAGGGCTCTGGCCAGGCAGCACAGGACCAGCCCCCGGCGAGGCCACAGCAAGGGCAGACTTCGGGTTCGCAAGATCAAATGAACCAGGCGAACCAGACTTTTACCGGAACGATGGTCAGGGACGGTAACAGCTACGTCCTCAAGACGGCCGACAACGTCACTTATCAGCTCGACGACCAGGATAAAGCGAGCAAGTTTGAAGGAAAGACCGTAAAGGTGACGGGCAGCCTCGACTCCACTACCAACATCATTCACCTGCAGGCGATTGAACTGGGCGCGTAG
- the rplI gene encoding 50S ribosomal protein L9 gives MEVILKEDVPKLGSRGEVVKVTEGYGRNYLLPRKLAIEATPGNKKVIEQMKAAAVRRQQRDKAEAEALAKQLEPLSLTLVRRSGEHDQLFGSVTSSDLAAELEKKGFTIDRRKIHLDEPLKTLGEFTVPIRLFRDVTARIRVQVIKEEAAAQ, from the coding sequence ATGGAAGTCATTCTGAAAGAAGACGTACCCAAGCTCGGATCGCGAGGCGAAGTTGTCAAGGTGACCGAGGGCTACGGGCGCAACTATCTGCTTCCGCGGAAGCTCGCCATCGAGGCCACGCCCGGTAATAAGAAAGTAATCGAACAGATGAAGGCTGCGGCCGTCCGCCGCCAGCAACGTGACAAGGCTGAGGCTGAGGCCTTGGCGAAGCAATTGGAACCGCTGTCCCTGACTCTCGTCCGGCGTTCAGGCGAGCACGACCAACTCTTCGGATCGGTGACTTCTTCCGACCTGGCGGCCGAGCTGGAGAAGAAGGGATTTACCATCGATCGCCGCAAGATTCATCTTGATGAACCACTGAAGACGCTTGGTGAGTTCACTGTTCCTATTCGCCTGTTCAGGGACGTGACTGCCAGGATCCGGGTTCAGGTGATCAAAGAGGAAGCGGCGGCACAATAA
- the mtnB gene encoding methylthioribulose 1-phosphate dehydratase — protein sequence MTNDNQFRDPSMVADPIPSLIEIGREFYRRGWVLGTSGNFSARLSESPLRLTITASGLDKGALSASSFLEIDGRGNVLRGSGRPSAETALHLKIVEQLGAGAVLHTHSVWSTLLSDQFAPQGGLPIEGYEMLKGLSGVTTHEYREWVPILENSQDYALLSKQIETQLQQNPKIHGMLLRRHGLYIWGQDLAEARRHVEILEFLFEAVGRMQFPGPE from the coding sequence ATGACCAACGACAACCAATTCCGTGACCCCTCGATGGTTGCCGATCCGATTCCATCTCTCATCGAAATTGGCCGCGAGTTCTACCGCCGAGGCTGGGTACTCGGCACCAGTGGGAATTTCAGCGCCAGACTTTCCGAATCGCCCTTACGCTTGACCATCACCGCCAGCGGCTTGGATAAGGGCGCTCTCTCCGCTTCCAGCTTCCTTGAGATTGACGGTCGCGGCAACGTTCTGCGCGGCTCCGGACGTCCCTCCGCCGAAACCGCTCTCCACCTGAAGATCGTCGAACAACTCGGCGCAGGCGCCGTGCTCCACACCCACTCCGTCTGGAGCACGCTCCTCTCAGACCAGTTCGCTCCGCAGGGCGGACTACCCATTGAGGGCTACGAGATGCTCAAGGGCCTGTCCGGCGTGACCACCCACGAATATCGCGAGTGGGTTCCCATCCTGGAGAACTCGCAGGATTACGCGCTGCTCTCAAAGCAGATCGAAACCCAGTTGCAGCAAAACCCTAAAATTCATGGCATGCTATTACGGAGGCACGGTCTTTACATTTGGGGTCAGGATCTGGCAGAGGCCAGGCGTCACGTCGAAATCCTCGAGTTCCTCTTCGAAGCCGTAGGGCGTATGCAATTTCCTGGGCCTGAGTAA
- a CDS encoding sigma-70 family RNA polymerase sigma factor translates to MVGQSQGRVDDAILIREAQQGNRAAFEELIRQYDHAVLRLALHLTGSPDDAQDIYQEAFLKAYRSVGNFRFECSFYTWIYRIVTNLCLDHLRKRQVRKEDSPTVVDREGEEYDLLDMVADSRATHNPERDLMRRELGAKISKALGRLTARERMVFELKHYQGLKLRTIGEMLNTTEETAKNTLFRATQKLRASLAEMR, encoded by the coding sequence ATGGTTGGACAGTCTCAAGGCCGCGTAGACGATGCGATTCTGATTCGCGAGGCGCAGCAAGGAAATCGCGCCGCCTTCGAAGAATTGATTCGGCAATACGATCACGCAGTATTGCGGCTTGCCCTCCACCTCACTGGCTCTCCGGACGATGCCCAGGATATTTATCAGGAAGCCTTCTTAAAGGCGTACCGAAGCGTGGGCAATTTCCGCTTCGAGTGCTCGTTCTATACCTGGATTTATCGCATCGTAACCAATCTTTGTCTCGATCATCTGCGCAAACGGCAAGTGCGAAAAGAAGACTCGCCGACGGTGGTCGATCGCGAAGGTGAGGAATACGATCTGCTCGACATGGTGGCGGACAGCCGCGCTACTCATAATCCCGAGCGAGATCTGATGCGGCGCGAGCTAGGCGCGAAGATCAGCAAGGCGCTGGGCCGGCTTACCGCGCGCGAGCGCATGGTTTTCGAGCTTAAGCACTATCAGGGACTGAAGCTGCGAACCATTGGCGAGATGTTGAACACCACCGAGGAAACAGCGAAGAATACGCTGTTCCGGGCCACGCAGAAGCTGCGGGCTTCGCTGGCTGAAATGCGATGA
- the pth gene encoding aminoacyl-tRNA hydrolase yields MKLIVGLGNPGIQYQFTAHNLGFLTLDRLAERWNIAVDNRQCRALTGRKKVGCDEVLLAKPETYMNLSGLAVRELVQEYEINPQSDLLVIYDELDLPFGSVRIRTRGSSAGHNGMVSIINALGTQEVPRVRLGIAPDHPVKDGAGYVLAPFKRSQYKAVDELLEAAADAAESVLGDGIQAAMNRFNRKPDAELG; encoded by the coding sequence GTGAAGCTGATCGTTGGCCTTGGAAATCCGGGAATCCAATATCAGTTCACCGCCCACAATCTCGGGTTTCTCACGCTGGACCGGCTCGCAGAGCGCTGGAACATCGCTGTAGATAACCGCCAATGCCGTGCGCTTACGGGAAGGAAGAAGGTTGGTTGCGACGAAGTGCTGCTCGCTAAGCCAGAAACGTACATGAACCTGAGTGGTTTGGCGGTGCGCGAGTTGGTTCAGGAGTACGAGATCAACCCGCAGAGCGATCTGCTGGTGATCTACGACGAGCTGGATCTGCCATTCGGTTCGGTTCGGATTCGGACCAGGGGCAGTTCCGCCGGGCACAATGGGATGGTGTCGATCATCAACGCACTGGGGACGCAGGAAGTGCCCAGAGTCCGATTGGGGATCGCGCCCGATCATCCCGTAAAGGATGGCGCCGGGTACGTGCTCGCGCCGTTCAAGCGGTCGCAGTATAAAGCCGTGGATGAGCTCCTGGAGGCCGCTGCCGATGCAGCCGAGTCGGTTTTGGGCGACGGAATTCAGGCGGCCATGAACCGCTTCAACCGCAAGCCCGATGCGGAACTCGGGTAG
- the mtnC gene encoding acireductone synthase — MPRLYLLDIEGTVSPISFVYDVLFPYARARLPEFLTHNWNHPEIQSELQLLAKENQRELASGAAPPEIPQHTGPALRDNTIQSSIAYLFWLMDRDRKSTALKSLQGKVWAEGYERGELLSMVFADVAPALERWHKQSKIAIYSSGSVEAQKNFFAHTNSGDLSPFLNGYFDTRTGPKTEMQSYLTIAAAFAVSPAEVLFISDSLAELDAARQAAIKTALSIRPGNPEADETQDHRAIRSFDEL; from the coding sequence ATGCCCAGGCTCTACCTGCTCGACATCGAAGGCACCGTCTCCCCGATCAGCTTTGTGTATGACGTCCTGTTCCCCTACGCGCGCGCCAGGTTGCCGGAGTTCCTAACCCACAACTGGAACCATCCTGAAATCCAATCCGAGCTTCAGTTATTGGCTAAAGAGAACCAGCGCGAGCTGGCTTCAGGAGCAGCTCCACCTGAAATTCCGCAGCATACAGGTCCGGCACTTCGCGACAACACCATCCAATCCAGCATCGCCTACTTATTCTGGCTGATGGACCGCGATCGAAAATCCACCGCCCTCAAGTCGCTTCAAGGCAAGGTCTGGGCCGAAGGATACGAGCGGGGAGAACTTCTGAGCATGGTCTTCGCCGATGTCGCGCCCGCGTTGGAGCGCTGGCACAAGCAGTCGAAAATCGCCATTTACTCCTCAGGAAGCGTCGAAGCTCAAAAGAACTTCTTCGCCCACACCAACTCTGGTGATCTCAGCCCTTTTCTTAATGGCTACTTTGATACACGAACCGGACCCAAAACCGAAATGCAGAGTTACCTCACCATCGCCGCCGCCTTCGCAGTCTCTCCCGCCGAAGTTCTTTTCATCTCCGACTCCCTCGCCGAGTTAGATGCCGCCCGCCAGGCCGCAATCAAGACTGCCCTGTCAATCCGCCCCGGAAACCCCGAGGCCGATGAAACGCAAGATCACCGGGCCATTCGTTCCTTCGACGAACTCTGA